One Chloroflexota bacterium genomic window, ACTTGCGTTCACACGCAGGTTGGACACTGCCGCGTCTCCGCCGGATGGACTCCCGCTCGTGCGGGAATGACGGGCAGGGCCTGTCTTTCCGCTCTCTGCGAATTGACCATCGGGGACTGGATTCCGGCTTGCGCCGGAATGACGGTCAGATGGATCCCCGCCTTCTCCGTCATTCCCGTTTTCACGGGAATCCATCTTCTCTTCGTTTCCCTCTCCATCACCAACGATTAAATGAGACTCAGTCGAAACCTCTCCGGATGGACTCCCGCTTTCGCGGGAGTGACGGGCAGGGCCTGTCTTTCCGCTCTCTGCGAATTGACCATCGGGGACTGGATTCCGGCTTGCGCCGGAATGACGGCCTGCCCCGTCAACAATCACAATCCGCACCACACTGGAGCCCAACCGAAGCGCAGTCTCCAACGAGTCTGCCACGCGCGTCTTATCGGTTTCGCCGCCCCGGTTCACCAAGCGGTCCACCACAATCTCGATAGTGTGCTGCTTATAGCGGTCCAAGGTCGGCGTCTCATCTAGATCGTAGACCGTGCCGTCCACGCGCACGCGCACGTAACCCGCCTGGCGCGCGTCCTCGAACACCTGCCGGTACTCGCCTTTGCGGTCCTGCACGATAGGGGCCAGGATCATGTAGCGCGTGCCGTCGGGCAGGTCGAGCAGCGTGTCCACCATCTGCTGGACAGTCTGTTGGGAAATCTCGCGGCCGCACTCCGGGCAGTGGGGCACGCCGATGCGGGCAAAGAGCAGGCGCAAGTAGTCATACACTTCCGTTACCGTGCCGACGGTGGAGCGCGGGTTGCGGCTGGCGCCCTTCTGGTCGATGGAAATGGCGGGTGAGAGACCGTCGATGTGGTCGACGTCCGGTTTTTCCAGCATGCCGAGAAACTGCCGAGCGTAGGCCGAAAGGGACTCCACGTAACGCCGCTGCCCTTCGGCAAAGATGGTATCGAAGGCCAGGCTCGATTTGCCGGAGCCGGAAAGGCCGGTGATGACCACCAGCTTGTCGCGCGGTATGTCGAGGTCGATGTTCTTCAGGTTGTGTTCGCGCGCGCCGCGGATGCCGATGTACTCTTCAGCCATGGAGTTTTGGGATCGCCTCTATTGGTGCTATACGGGGCACACAGCTACACGATGTTGACCCTACGGGTAATTCCGAGCGCAACGTCGAACAATGTTCGTTGACTTCGTCAAAGACGTTGGCTTCGTCAAGGACGCTGACTTTATCAAAGACACGGAATCCGGAGTCCTTGCCACACGTAGTTCGCTGAGTCCAGTCCTCCAGATTCCTCACTGCGCTCCGTTCGGAATGACATGTATGTAGGCGAGCACAGAGTTCTGCTCCCATGTTTCTTCTACCAAATCTGTCAACGAATTACCTGACATCTGCGGGAATGACATGTGGGCAGGGCATTGCTGTGCATAGCAGTTTCGCGAATCAGTCTCCATGGTACCACGATGCCTCTCATTGAAGCAGACTATTGACAGTCAATATTACATTGCATATACTAACCGCAAGCGCTGGCGTATGCGGGCACGCCGGTCGTGTGTGTCAATAGACCCGCCGTATGTATAGGTGGTTTCATTCCAAAGACCCCCCCCCTATAAGGAGCAATGGTCATGGAAGAGACACGATTTTCACGCCGCACGATGCTGGCAGCAGTGCCGATAGTTGGCGGTGCAGCTTTCCTAGCTGCTTGCGGTACGGTGCAGGTTGCCGCGCCCATGGAAGAGGAGGCAGCGCCGGAGGAGAAAGCCGAAGCCGCGCCGGAACCGGCAGAGGAAGTGCAACTCACGTACCTCTCACGCGATTCCGATAGCGCCACCCTCAAGGTGCGCGCGCTCTTCGACAAGTTTGAGGCGGCCAACCCCAACATCACCATTACAATCCAGAATATGTCCAGCGGTGATGAGGCGAAGACGAAGCTGCTCGTCCAGGCAGCGTCGGGCGTACCCATTGACTTCCTGCGCACGAGCTGGGGCTCGTTCGCCGACCTCATCGAAGGCGAAATCCTGTCGCCCTTGGACGACTTCTTCAAGGCCGACGGCCTGGTGCCCGCAGAGCACTTCCTGCCGAACAGTCTGACGCACTGGACTGTTGGGGGAGTCCTGTACGGGTGGCCCGGCTCCGGTAACTGCGATGCCGTGCTGCTCAATAAGACGATGCTGGATACTGCCGGCCTGGAGCCGCCGCCCATCAATCCCACCGATGCTTCCTGGAATATGGATACATTCCTCGAATACGCCAAGGCGATGACGCAAGGCAACGAGCAGTTTGGGCACAATGGCGGCGTCTCCGCTTCCGACGGCACGCGCGGCCACCAGCGCGGCGCGTACTTCGGCCAGATTTCCTGGGACGCTGAACGGCAGGTCGCCACGATGGATCATCCGAAGTTCATCGAGGGGCTGGCCTACTGGGTAGACTTGAAACTCAAACACCGCGTGGTGCCGAGTGCGGAGGACGCCGAAGGTCTGGGCGCGGCCAATACCGGTCGGCGCGCCATGTGGGAAACCGGCAAAGTGGGCATGAACATCACGAACGGCTACCGGCAAGTGGAGTTCGAGGCAATTGGCGCGACCCTGCCGTTCAGCGCAGAGGTGAATATCTCCGGCCGCTCCTGGTTCCCGGCAATCCTCATCGGCTTTAGTCTGAATCCCGACGAGACGTGGCAGGTGAACCGCTGGATGATGGAGCCGGAACCCAATACGGAGTTCACGCTAGCCATGGGGCACACAATTTCGGCGGTGCAGACGGCAGTGAATATGCCGGCCGAACAGCTCAAAGAGACTGTTGGTTTCGATGCCATCGCCCACGCGGAGCAAGCTAAATTTAGCCCGCCGGCAAGCTAC contains:
- a CDS encoding extracellular solute-binding protein, whose protein sequence is MEETRFSRRTMLAAVPIVGGAAFLAACGTVQVAAPMEEEAAPEEKAEAAPEPAEEVQLTYLSRDSDSATLKVRALFDKFEAANPNITITIQNMSSGDEAKTKLLVQAASGVPIDFLRTSWGSFADLIEGEILSPLDDFFKADGLVPAEHFLPNSLTHWTVGGVLYGWPGSGNCDAVLLNKTMLDTAGLEPPPINPTDASWNMDTFLEYAKAMTQGNEQFGHNGGVSASDGTRGHQRGAYFGQISWDAERQVATMDHPKFIEGLAYWVDLKLKHRVVPSAEDAEGLGAANTGRRAMWETGKVGMNITNGYRQVEFEAIGATLPFSAEVNISGRSWFPAILIGFSLNPDETWQVNRWMMEPEPNTEFTLAMGHTISAVQTAVNMPAEQLKETVGFDAIAHAEQAKFSPPASYGMNAYPTWGDVGTALRPHFDAYDAGELTPEEYGRVATDIINELLVPKE